In Bufo gargarizans isolate SCDJY-AF-19 chromosome 6, ASM1485885v1, whole genome shotgun sequence, a single genomic region encodes these proteins:
- the FADS6 gene encoding fatty acid desaturase 6 yields MEEEVEEFRPGQANGRCLQESSGEDSEILQSSLIHRTTGDKQPSPDCGTYSVKEPLAKSENTIKENGASMRELSQMVQEVWKNSSWWERYGIDWSIFGLAFCMLPIGFLCLRCQSLFVCGLGLFFLGLVHVVFTVKGGHMSSHRTLCQSRTWSKFWATFFMEVCSCIPVPCGEEGHVKLHHGYTNIIGLGDSSIWKIPYLSCGIYMFVAPLALPIITVLVGVKYITQMPLVPAMRSLLCMAFGLWSHFQLLVHASGLSYSSALGCMFLSRALLAIPFIHVNIFQHIGLPMFSPSNRPHRLQLMTNAVLNLPRNPILDWAFGHSIINCHVEHHLFPHLSDNMCLKVKPLVSKYVCDHNMPYHEDTYMSRLHLFLSNYNELMVQAPPIAHLVEFH; encoded by the exons ATGGAAGAAGAGGTGGAGGAGTTTAGACCTGGCCAAGCCAATGGTCGGTGTCTTCAAGAATCCAGTGGGGAAGATTCAGAAATACTTCAATCCTCACTGATTCATAGGACAACAGGGGACAAACAGCCCTCACCGGACTGCGGCACATACTCAGTGAAGGAACCATTGGCAAAATCAGAAAATACAATCAAAGAAAATGGTGCCAGCATGCGGGAGCTCTCTCAGATGGTGCAGGAGGTGTGGAAAAACAGCAGCTGGTGGGAGAGATATGGAATAGACTGGAGTATCTTTGGACTGGCATTCTGCATGTTACCGATTG GTTTCCTGTGTCTCAGATGCCAAAGCCTTTTCGTGTGTGGACTTGGCCTCTTTTTCCTTGGACTGGTTCATGTTGTCTTCACGGTCAAAGGAGGTCACATGTCTAGTCACCGCACACTGTGCCAATCCCGAACCTGGAGCAAGTTTTGGGCCACATTCTTCATGGAG GTGTGCTCCTGCATACCAGTTCCATGTGGAGAAGAAGGGCATGTCAAATTACATCATGGATACACTAACATTATTGGTCTAGGGGACTCCAGCATCTGGAAGATTCCATACCTTAGCTGTGGCATCTACATGTTTGTGGCACCCCTGGCGCTGCCTATCATCACTGTACTTGTTGGAGTTA AATATATAACTCAGATGCCATTAGTCCCAGCAATGCGCAGTCTTTTATGCATGGCTTTTGGTTTGTGGAGTCACTTTCAATTGCTTGTACACGCCTCAGGCTTGAGTTATTCGTCAGCCCTTGGGTGCATGTTCCTCTCCAGAGCTCTGTTAGCCATACCATTTATACATGTCAATATATTTCAG CACATTGGCCTCCCAATGTTTTCCCCATCAAACCGCCCACATCGCCTCCAACTCATGACTAACGCAGTGCTAAATCTGCCCCGAAACCCAATCCTTGACTGGGCATTTGGACACTCCATCATCAATTGTCACGTGGAACATCATCTTTTCCCGCATCTGTCAGACAATATGTGTCTTAAG GTAAAGCCTTTGGTATCCAAATATGTGTGTGATCACAATATGCCCTACCACGAGGACACATATATGTCACGTCTCCACCTGTTTCTGAGCAATTATAATGAGCTGATGGTCCAGGCTCCTCCTATTGCACATCTGGTGGAATTTCACTGA